A genomic segment from Nematostella vectensis chromosome 6, jaNemVect1.1, whole genome shotgun sequence encodes:
- the LOC5501962 gene encoding 26S proteasome non-ATPase regulatory subunit 4 → MVLESTILCVDNSEFMRNGDFLPTRIQAQQDAVSLICHSKTRQNPENNVGLMTTASLEVLVTLTTDVGKLLTTLHKVQPQGDVNFLTAVKKAHLVLKHRQGKNHKMRIVVFVGSPIESDEKEIVKLAKKLKKEKVNVDVVNFGEEESNTEKLTAFINILNGKDGNLSHLVTVPPGPILSNALVSSAIVVGEDGAGAMDMGSGFEFGVDPNADPELALALRVSMEEQRQRQEEESRATGTPAEGGLTTPVQASDQEEAMLQQALAMSDSAQDIGRSVPPTPMVDFGSMSEEEQIAYAMQLSLQGAGESGMSGVEEDDDDPEGKESAMETDTENQGDNQDLSEVMADPDFLQRVLSTLPGVDPSSAAIQNVMGSLAQGDKSGDRDKQMDEDSSGDKKDSGKK, encoded by the exons ATGGTCTTAGAATCAACAATTTTGTG TGTGGACAACAGCGAGTTTATGAGAAATGGCGATTTTCTACCAACAAGAATTCAAGCTCAACAAGACGCAGTTAGTCTGATTTGCCATTCAAAGACCCGACAGAATCCTGAAAATAATGTAGGGCTTATGACGACTGCCAG TCTAGAGGTTCTTGTTACACTGACTACGGATGTGGGCAAACTCCTCACAACTCTTCATAAAGTACAACCTCAAGGAGATGTAAACTTTCTCACTGCCGTTAAGAAGGCTCAT CTGGTTTTGAAGCACAGACAAGGCAAAAACCATAAGATGAGAATAGTGGTATTTGTTGGAAGTCCAATAGAGTCTGATGAGAAAGAG ATTGTAAAGCTTGCCAAGAaacttaaaaaagaaaaagtaaatGTTGATGTTGTAAATTTTGGGGAAGAG GAATCAAACACAGAGAAACTCACAGCATTCATTAATATCCTGAATGGAAAAGATGGCAACCTAAGCCACTTGGTGACCGTCCCTCCTGGACCGATCCTCTCAAATGCCTTGGTCTCCTCTGCTATTGTAGTTGGTGAAGATGGAGCAGGAGCAATGGATATGGGATCAGGATTTGAATTTGGAGTTGACCCCAATGCTGATCCTGAGCTTGCTCTG GCTCTACGTGTTTCCATGGAAGAGCAGAGACAAAGACAGGAGGAGGAGTCACGAGCCACAGGTACTCCAGCTGAGGGGGGCTTGACCACACCCGTCCAGGCCTCTGACCAAGAGGAGGCGATGCTACAGCAGGCACTGGCCATGTCTGACTCTGCTCAGGACATAGGGCGCTCCGTtcctcccacccccatggtTGACTTTGGCTCTATGTCTGAGGAGGAGCAGATTGCATATGCTATGCAGCTGTCTTTACAAGGAGCAGGGGAGAGTGGCATGTCTGGGGTTGAggaggatgatgatgaccCAGAAGGCAAAGAAAGCGCCATGGAGACAGACACTGAAAACCAG GGAGACAATCAAGACTTGTCTGAGGTAATGGCTGATCCCGATTTTCTGCAAAGGGTCCTAAGCACCCTCCCTGGGGTAGACCCCAGCAGTGCTGCAATCCAAAATGTCATGGGGTCTCTTGCTCAAGGTGATAAGAGTGGTGATCGAGACAAGCAAATGGATGAAGATTCTTCAGGAGACAAGAAAGACAGCGGCAAGAAATGA
- the LOC5501951 gene encoding uncharacterized protein LOC5501951 — MEKMAEGKDENCKLFDRIGDHYDNPEMADRILVVTVRKQGWEQLRAAKLAKNICQSKKSSTETGKAEDEALSDEDSDIEIDKTAEIKGKNQSEETEAGGVTPGTLVDITNEALGNKGPEPSPAFDVDRGKVSDGEKKPKCATKRKKNKSDDSFTMPDDIYKFTFDSIPQSTNGTDLEEIPGKENDKSQCNTSIAHNNCRETLPQVEPERELCDGTETCKIDDIHDLDVPESVVREYEIHVHSFWLALNSSYFRGLFFSSGMKETRNKKVSINVTEDMSAMFMILIESLYRPDVVINKSVDDLLILMRLSLIYDADSTLKCCQRLLSTAELSIPICDKALNMQEHERLSEMDEFIKRCEQHLVEAFSPLDYQWTREEFFSLSATALKSVLGSNELCVSSENTVFLALMRWAEMNEVLDEGLEPLLNHVCFKAMTINYLHDVVTSAHPIASTVEKFPLLFEEAVFFHAFSKERQAEEGDYEPRKAFEEPILFNWHVENYEDTEFEKKKKIVKSPHFWVSGYEMFLELKLRSSGFQGLYLTICTQQFNHNSKGFVKLKYSLSSNFLKATHVFNEVDIFDKEGSGWGYEEFFPLTWPEFRDQLKRSPLIITAQVRLLE, encoded by the exons ATGGAGAAAATGGCTGAGGGAAAGGACGAAAATTGTAAATTATTTGATCGGATCGGTGATCATTATGACAACCCAGAAATGGCGGACAGGATTTTAGTTGTTACAGTTCGAAAACAAGGATGGGAGCAACTCCGGGCCGCAAAGCTAGCGAAGAATATCTGTCAATCTAAAAAATCATCTACGGAGACAGGTAAAGCAGAAGATGAAGCATTGTCTGATGAGGATAGTGATATCGAGATCGATAAAACAGCGGAAATCAAGGGGAAAAATCAAAGTGAAGAAACAGAAGCAGGCGGTGTAACACCGGGGACTCTTGTAGACATCACGAATGAGGCCCTTGGTAATAAAGGACCAGAGCCTTCACCTGCTTTTGATGTTGATCGAGGAAAAGTCAGTGATGGAGAGAAAAAACCCAAATGTGCAacgaaaagaaagaaaaataagtctGATGACAGTTTTACCATGCCAGATGACATTTATAAATTCACATTTGATAGCATCCCTCAATCAACAAATGGTACAGATCTGGAAGAAATACCTGGAAAAGAAAATGACAAAAGTCAATGTAATACTTCAATAGCCCATAATAACTGTCGAGAAACTTTGCCACAAGTTGAGCCAGAACGTGAATTGTGTGATGGAACAGAGACATGTAAAATAGATGATATCCATGACCTTGATGTACCAGAAAGTGTAGTGCGAGAGTATGAAATACATGTTCATAGTTTTTGGCTTGCTCTTAACAGCTCCTATTTCAGGGGACTTTTTTTCAGCTCTGGCATGAAAGagacaagaaataaaaag GTGTCTATAAATGTGACTGAGGATATGTCAGCCATGTTCATGATCTTGATTGAATCCCTGTACAGACCGGATGTTGTTATCAACAAGAGTGTTGATGACCTGCTGATTCTCATGAGGCTGTCACTTATATATGATGCCGATTCCACACTCAAATGCTGTCAGAG ATTATTGTCTACTGCAGAGCTTTCTATCCCAATATGTGACAAGGCCTTGAACATGCAAGAGCATGAAAG GCTGTCAGAGATGGATGAATTTATAAAGCGATGTGAGCAGCACCTGGTTGAAGCATTTAGCCCTCTCGATTACCAATGGACAAGAGAAGAATTCTTCTCTCTTAGTGCAACTGCTTTAAAATCAG TCTTAGGAAGCAATGAGTTGTGTGTGTCATCTGAGAACACAGTATTCTTGGCATTGATGCGTTGGGCGGAGATGAATGAAGTACTTGATGAAGGTTTAGAACCTCTTCTCAACCATGTTTGCTTTAAAGCCATGACCATCAACTACCTACATGATGTTGTAACAAGTGCACATCCAATTGCCAGCACTGTAGAAAAATTCCCACTTCTGTTTGAAGAAGCTGTATTCTTTCATGCCTTCTCAAAG gAGAGGCAAGCAGAAGAAGGTGATTATGAACCCAGGAAGGCCTTTGAAGAGCCAATTTTATTCAACTGGCATGTTGAGAATTATGAAGACACTGAAttcgaaaagaaaaagaaaattgtaaAATCACCTCACTTCTGGGTCAGTGGGTATGAAAT GTTTCTGGAGCTCAAACTTCGTTCATCTGGATTCCAAGGTCTCTATCTCACAATCTGTACCCAGCAGTTCAACCATAATAGCAAAGGATTTGTAAAGCTAAAATACTCCTTGTCATCGAATTTCCTCAAAGCTACACATGTTTTTAATGAAGTGGACATATTTGACAAGGAAGGATCAGGCTGGGGTTATGAGGAATTCTTCCCTTTGACCTGGCCAGAGTTCAGGGACCAGTTGAAGCGGTCACCACTTATTATTACAGCTCAGGTTAGACTGTTAGAGTAG
- the LOC5501961 gene encoding transcription initiation factor TFIID subunit 11, whose translation MRSLIIKYCYIKWMDTVIDPSGEPAIEGNSLKRKLEPDHETDNELKSPPAKILAHHDKDFSTQKPSLSTAPTVVRHTSSEFKEGEMEQAKAGTSRTNEEEGVEKMQLLVSSFSEDQLNRYEMYRRAAFPKAAIKRLMQGVTGGTSIPPNVVIAMAGIAKVFVGEVVEEACDVMEKSKEKGPLQPKHLREAIRKLKHKGLVPNIRHQKRLFYR comes from the exons ATGAGAAGTTTGATTATCAAGTACTGCTATATAAAGTGGATGGATACCGTTATAGATCCCAGTGGTGAACCTGCAATCGAGGGAAACAGTCTCAAAAGAAAGCTTGAGCCCGATCATGAAACAGATAATGAACTGAAATCTCCACCAGCAAAAATACTCGCTCATCACGACAAAGACTTTTCAACCCAAAAACCCTCGTTATCGACTGCACCAACTGTGGTTAGACATACCAGCAGTGAATTTAAGGAGGGGGAGATGGAGCAAGCTAAAGCTGGAACTTCTAGAACTAATGAAGAAGAAGGAGTCGAAAAGATGCA acTACTTGTATCTTCATTCTCTGAGGACCAGTTGAATCGTTATGAAATGTACAGGAGGGCAGCCTTTCCAAAAGCTGCTATAAAAAGG TTAATGCAAGGTGTCACTGGCGGGACGTCCATTCCGCCCAATGTTGTCATTGCAATGGCTGGAATTGCTAAAGTGTTTGTGGGTGAAGTTGTTGAAGAAG CCTGCGATGTGATGGAGAAGTCAAAAGAAAAAGGACCACTGCAGCCCAAACACTTGCGAGAGGCCATTCGTAAACTGAAGCACAAAGGACTAGTCCCAAATATCAGACACCAGAAAAGGCTGTTTTACAGATAG
- the LOC5501960 gene encoding protein saal1 isoform X1: protein MAARNPSPPRLSAEENKLIHSDSIGDTVFSKKWVLQTLMQLVESVRGNDGKDEPSPNTDSSCDREDFEDSEEPFEKELCELWDMSMNADVAKFLQEVDATEFLLDVILKSKRARITEICVGVLGNMACCPDVCVNMMKNSELVDIITALLDENADTPILLETTRMIHVFITNNDTKEEWIKSLKKTFQNFIFILENSLNVELLLNCAHVVDSSFDSSDELLSEWVDSHLVTAVCEALKQVQSKQMQAAEALLHILQLVSTLEKGVEALVSCQSIIPMLCHFIAESGHDEGGIIVGRELSLTACFSVLNVILLAEPAEVLRAMEKDARIMKILMGLLGYSCKIHRKRARSSVRFSFSEDEKNGQELEAKAPAQNKSDQDNNGHSKEEHNDFTEKTETRRDSLEAANANADNHETRQTRFSTDSKTHDGASDDVLECDIHHQYFTVVIGLLKDILLESSVAPACVSKMLAPHEKMLEKIVNYARRINTYREAIQDLIDATLSTPSLHKRLVTDHHESTQKNQS, encoded by the exons ATGGCGGCGAGAAATCCCTCGCCACCTCGTCTTTCCGCagaagaaaacaaattgatCCACAGTGATAGCATAGGAGACACTGTTTTCAGTAAGAAATGGGTGCTTCAGACATTAATGCAGCTTGTTGAGAGTGTGCGTGGTAATGACGGTAAAGACGAGCCGTCGCCAAACACAGATTCCTCGTGTGATCGCGAAGATTTCGAAGACTCAGAAGAACCTTTCGAGAAGGAGCTTTGCGAGCTGTGGGACATGTCGATGAATGCT GATGTTGCTAAGTTCTTACAAGAAGTGGATGCCACAGAGTTTCTTCTTGATGTCATCCTCAAGTCCAAAAGAGCCAGAATAACG gaAATATGTGTTGGTGTGTTAGGAAACATGGCCTGCTGCCCTGACGTCTGTGTCAACATGATGAAGAACAGTGAGCTGGT TGATATCATTACAGCTCTGCTGGATGAGAATGCAGATACACCAATACTTTTGGAGACAACAAG AATGATCCATGTTTTTATCACAAACAATGACACCAAAGAAGAATGGATTAAAAGCTTgaagaaaacatttcaaaactttatcttCATCCTTGAAAACTCCCTCAACG TTGAACTTCTTTTAAACTGTGCGCATGTTGTGGACTCTTCTTTTGATAGCAGTGATGAGTTATTGAGTGAGTGGGTAGACTCACACCTTGTGACTGCTGTTTGTGAAGCTCTGAAGCAAGTCCA GTCAAAGCAAATGCAAGCTGCAGAAGCCCTTCTTCATATTCTCCAGCTTGTGTCAACCCTAGAAAAAGGGGTTGAGGCACTAG ttTCTTGTCAGTCAATCATCCCAATGCTTTGCCATTTTATTGCTGAGAGTGGACATGACGAGGGAGGGATCATTGTGGGCCGAGAGCTTTCCCTTACAGCATGTTTCTCTGTCCTGAATGTAATCCTCCTAGCAGAACCAGCGGAAGTCTTAAGGGCTATGGAGAAAG ATGCTAGGATTATGAAGATTTTGATGGGTCTGCTAGGGTACTCATGTAAAATCCATCGCAAAAGAGCAAGAAGCAGTGTTCGGTTTTCTTTCTCAGAAGATGAGAAAAATGGACAAGAACTCGAAGCAAAAGCACCTGCACAAAATAAATCAGATCAAGACAATAATGGACACTCAAAAGAAGAACATAATGATTTTACTGAAAAGACAGAGACTAGACGTGATTCTCTTGAAGCTGCTAACGCCAATGCTGATAATCACG AGACAAGGCAAACACGTTTCAGCACAGATAGTAAAACCCATGATGGAGCTAGTGATGATGTACTTGAATGTGACATACACCACCAGTACTTTACTGTCGTCATAGGGCTACTGAAGGACATCCTATTAGAATCATCTGTG GCTCCGGCATGTGTTTCCAAGATGCTGGCTCCTCATGAGAAAATGCTTGAGAAAATTGTCAACTATGCAAGGCGAATAAATACATACCGCGAAGCT ATCCAGGACCTGATTGATGCCACCCTAAGCACTCCTTCTCTTCACAAGAGGCTTGTCACAGATCATCATGaatcaacacaaaag
- the LOC5501960 gene encoding protein saal1 isoform X2, with amino-acid sequence MRDVRGSGTSVASRAIHVVLNFEFEPYASRESQEICVGVLGNMACCPDVCVNMMKNSELVDIITALLDENADTPILLETTRMIHVFITNNDTKEEWIKSLKKTFQNFIFILENSLNVELLLNCAHVVDSSFDSSDELLSEWVDSHLVTAVCEALKQVQSKQMQAAEALLHILQLVSTLEKGVEALVSCQSIIPMLCHFIAESGHDEGGIIVGRELSLTACFSVLNVILLAEPAEVLRAMEKDARIMKILMGLLGYSCKIHRKRARSSVRFSFSEDEKNGQELEAKAPAQNKSDQDNNGHSKEEHNDFTEKTETRRDSLEAANANADNHETRQTRFSTDSKTHDGASDDVLECDIHHQYFTVVIGLLKDILLESSVAPACVSKMLAPHEKMLEKIVNYARRINTYREAIQDLIDATLSTPSLHKRLVTDHHESTQKNQS; translated from the exons atgagagacgttcgaggctctggaaccagcgTAGCTAGTAGGGCAATACATGTAGTTTTAAACTTTGAGTTTGAGCCGTACGCAAGCCGAGAGAGCCAG gaAATATGTGTTGGTGTGTTAGGAAACATGGCCTGCTGCCCTGACGTCTGTGTCAACATGATGAAGAACAGTGAGCTGGT TGATATCATTACAGCTCTGCTGGATGAGAATGCAGATACACCAATACTTTTGGAGACAACAAG AATGATCCATGTTTTTATCACAAACAATGACACCAAAGAAGAATGGATTAAAAGCTTgaagaaaacatttcaaaactttatcttCATCCTTGAAAACTCCCTCAACG TTGAACTTCTTTTAAACTGTGCGCATGTTGTGGACTCTTCTTTTGATAGCAGTGATGAGTTATTGAGTGAGTGGGTAGACTCACACCTTGTGACTGCTGTTTGTGAAGCTCTGAAGCAAGTCCA GTCAAAGCAAATGCAAGCTGCAGAAGCCCTTCTTCATATTCTCCAGCTTGTGTCAACCCTAGAAAAAGGGGTTGAGGCACTAG ttTCTTGTCAGTCAATCATCCCAATGCTTTGCCATTTTATTGCTGAGAGTGGACATGACGAGGGAGGGATCATTGTGGGCCGAGAGCTTTCCCTTACAGCATGTTTCTCTGTCCTGAATGTAATCCTCCTAGCAGAACCAGCGGAAGTCTTAAGGGCTATGGAGAAAG ATGCTAGGATTATGAAGATTTTGATGGGTCTGCTAGGGTACTCATGTAAAATCCATCGCAAAAGAGCAAGAAGCAGTGTTCGGTTTTCTTTCTCAGAAGATGAGAAAAATGGACAAGAACTCGAAGCAAAAGCACCTGCACAAAATAAATCAGATCAAGACAATAATGGACACTCAAAAGAAGAACATAATGATTTTACTGAAAAGACAGAGACTAGACGTGATTCTCTTGAAGCTGCTAACGCCAATGCTGATAATCACG AGACAAGGCAAACACGTTTCAGCACAGATAGTAAAACCCATGATGGAGCTAGTGATGATGTACTTGAATGTGACATACACCACCAGTACTTTACTGTCGTCATAGGGCTACTGAAGGACATCCTATTAGAATCATCTGTG GCTCCGGCATGTGTTTCCAAGATGCTGGCTCCTCATGAGAAAATGCTTGAGAAAATTGTCAACTATGCAAGGCGAATAAATACATACCGCGAAGCT ATCCAGGACCTGATTGATGCCACCCTAAGCACTCCTTCTCTTCACAAGAGGCTTGTCACAGATCATCATGaatcaacacaaaag